GCATTGAATCTGACGCTTGCAGACACTGCCCATgcatccgtattttacgatTCCGGCGTGAAAACGAGTTGACATTCTATAGACACTGCTGTTCTTAACCTATTGCCAAAATGTTTGAGGACACTATGTTGTGCAAACATTTCCCACTTTAGCAGTTGCTATAAGAAGTTGACAccttcataaaaaataaacaagcatAAACATGCAGCTGGGTAGCAGAAATAGTGCATTTACTACTTGTTAGCTAGTAGTTCAGTGCTGATAAATGATGCAGTAAAATATACAACTTCACTACCAGCAGTTCCAGCGACTGTAAACCAATGTCTTGGCTGTGGTGGGGACTGCTTACAAAGCAAGggactgctttaaaaaaatattagatatgcataaataaaaccaaaaacatgttCGGGTAAGTCTAGCTATTTAAATTAGGTAGTCACCCTATGGGGTATTTGACTGTGCATCTACAATAttcttcattaaaatgcaaTGGGACTACATTTTACTGACCCATTAAGTTGACCTTTCTGCGGATAGCATTCAGCTTCTCCTCCAGCTTCGTGGGCATGATGGAGACCTTGCAGGCGTCAGTGACATAGACCACGCAGTGGATCTTGTCCTTAAGCCCTGGAGACTTACGATAGCCGCTGGTTTCCGATTGCAGAGGGGCAGAGGGGTTGAACTGAGTCATACAGTTCAGGGGAAAGACAGGAACAGTTTGAGTTAACTAAAGCTAAATGAATAACTCATACATTTAAGATCCTGTTAAATGCAACAGAAATGCTCTACCTGATAGCAGTCTGGCAGATGACCTTTAAGGATGCTGTTGATGTCCTCTATATCAAGCCCCGCCCCTGTGCTTTCCTCCAATCCCATGGTATCACACAAGATGATTGGCAAACGTTTTCCATCTCGCCCAGCTTTCACTGAGTAGGTGCGAAACTGTCGAAAACAAAGCAGTTAGATAACAATCCACAAAATGGGGACGGgcaggatttttattttgaaatcagtCACCACAAATGGAAATCATTAACAGGTAGGAACTAACCTTTGTGGTGAGGCTGGTGGTGGAGCTGCCAGCGATGGCCTGGCTGGTGACGTGGCCTCTGAAGACAGAGTTGATAGAATTAAAGAAGCTGGACTTTCCAGCTCCAACTGGTCCAATGAGCAGAACCCGGACCTGGGACACAGAGCTGACTGTGGGTTTGTATGACTTAACAGTCTCCATCAGTTCCATCTTCTTTCTGTAGgaacaagaaaaataaacattttcaatgttttaaactttagactttttcttctcatgaaaagttattttttactttcttagTAGCAGTCATGCTTTTGGGTAAACTGATGAGAATTTGACAAGAATTGTACAATCGTAAACAGTATAACACAGGAAGCATAGTGAACAATTTGATTGCATAGTTTGCATTGACTCCGAGTCCATTATAATCTAAAACAGCTGGTATGTCCAgtaaaacacagcaacattgcATTCCATCGCATGACAACACAttcaatattacattttaattataaatgatatttttacagtctgtcaATATTTGTCATACTGTATGGTAAATTGTCCGGTAGCAGAGCATGTTTAAAGCAATATGTGCAGGATGGTATGCGTCTTACTCAGATTCCCAGGTGATAGTTCTCCATGGACACTCAAGTTCTGTGGTTTCtgttaaaagcaaaaacaacttttataaaACAATGATCTTatcaaatgtgataaaaaaaatacatgtatctAATCTacctttttctttaacaaaacatggTATCATCAATATCACACCATATTTTAtgatattatatacatatttctGTCTACTGTTTTGATTGACTTAGGGAGACAAAACACTGTATTAACATGTATTGAATAGAAGAATAGTACCTGAACTACAATATTAAGGCAAAGAACAAAGAGTGACAACCACATGCAGTATGAAACCCCCTCATAACCTGTAGGCCTACACAGGGAGGGGGGACCTCTGtagttcccaacctttttgtgACTCCTTTACTATCCTTGGGTAAACTGACGACCCCTGACTAAATGGATATACCTTATTGTCGTCAGTGCATAAcaataacatgtcaaaaaaatatatatatttttaacaaatattttccTGTGAATATTGCAACAGAGATGAGATTTCTCCTTATTTTTAGGAACTTTTATTGGtattaagttttgttttttaactcaaCTTTGCTTGTTTTAACCGTGTACCTTTCAAAAACAGGACAATAAGCAGAGAGGGAAGGTTCTGTGAAAATATTGTGTTCATTtcaagttaataagttagtgttacgtagtgtttaAAACgtcacaaaagtgacaaacattgaaaaaaagtgtcaaaaaagtgtcaaaaaagtgtcaaaaaagtgtcaaaaaagggacacaaaagtaaaaaaagtgaaaaacattgatacaaatagcccaaaaagtgttgattttttcaattttgacgggaagacaacacaaaggtttaaggcaaaatgtcatatttactgttttaaaatcctaaaatgtcCATGATGTCAtcagacattttataaataaccgtttttattttgttttaaaacaaaacccaaaacgTACAACTCACATGAACACGTCCCCTGAACCCCTGAACCCTGTCATCACCAattaccaaaaaaacacaacaacacaaacagacaagatgaaataataaccataatattccataaaagaaaataacacacaaaaaactaagCACATAGTATACGCCTTTCCACAGCACATGGCttcttaggagccctccagaaagctTACGTACTTTTCCCATTTTAGTGTAGCCGTACAGTATTTAAAATTCTGCCACTCTAGCCATCTCACAAGTCTACTCTTGAATTGAAGGCACCCCATTCATTCCTCCATCCTCTTAGAATAATCTGTTTGGCTATCATTAAAGTAATTTGGACCCAGCGTCTTATGTCCTtgtctattctttttttaattaacccaTGCCCATGAACTAATATTCTTGGGCTGAATGGACCATAGGGCTCTGCAGTCCAACATGGGTTATCATGCATCCCGGTCCAAAATTCTTGGATCTTGTCACACGACCATAGGATATGGAGTAATTTTCCGTCATCTGtcttacaacaacaacaatttggtGTCTTTCAATCCAAGTCTAAACAATCTGGTGGGAGTCCAACTGAAGGGATGTGTAATCTTGAACTAAATTGGGTtctgaataaaacaaaacaggaaaagcaTTAAGGGAAATTTCCCAGTTCAGGGTGTGCTGTTGACTTATTTAacagtttcagtgtttttaactttaataaatgcaacatcttttcaaaagtcaatgagtaattgtgTGTTAAATGATCGCAATTTCAAAATTGACCAACATAATCCTGATTAAGACTTCTTCCATAGTGGAGCTGCCCTAGCTAACGCTGCTATGGTAACACACACTGACTACTATCATTGCCACCGGAAGAGGGTTGAGTTGAATATGAAGTTGCACGAATTTATCAGTAGCCTAGCCGCAGAGCTGCTGTATGTACTATCTGGGTCCCTCATCTGAAggctgtatttacatttataattaaaCTTTGAAAATTCACCTTTCaaaatgtgtgaatatgttTCATATTTACCTATCTTTagctattgtttttttaaatgaaatgtaagaaTAAGCCCCCCTCCCAaccattataattattttataatttatgatATTTATAGTAAACTCACCTTCGACTTCATAGACTTCACACTCAGTCAGGTTGAAATCATTGCCATGCATTTCTGCAGCATCGAAGTTGTAATATTTTCCTGGACAGCTGTAGACTACTGCTTGGTTTCCATTGACAAGAACAAATGCTTCTCCGAAATATGGACCAGACCCAGCTATCATTTTCACTGCGTTAGCAGGACCAGTAACCGGATACTTGAGGAGCTTTTCTCCACTGAAGGTGAAAAGAAAGGCCTGGTCATCATGCACAGTCTGTCCAGACTGACAGAAAGGTTGTTTGGTGTAGCCTCCAAACACATAACCAGAGGCGTTGTAGCCCACAGACACCGTGGGGCCGCGGTTGTCACATCGTTGGTGAAAGGCTGCCCCGGTGAAACCATGGATGCTGGCCTTGTACAGCAGCTGGAGTTTGACTCTTCCCAGCTGGGAGCAGATAGTTTTCTGCTGACTATTGGTTAACATGGAGTTCATAGTGGACAGATGGTCTGCTGAAGTATGTAAAGGAGGCTGAATGAATCTTTGATGCTTTGGTGtctaaatacaaaaagaaagacagatgtGTTAAAAATGCAGGATATCTACCAATTTATCTTGGTTAACCCCTCTGGATATTAAAgatcaattaattattaattattgtaAATGATAAAGTGCACGTCAATTGATCCACCATCTGCTATCATCGGATGTTAAAGACTTTTCACTAAAGTTTTAAAGCCCCATGTGTGAAAAAATTGTTCACTATTAGACAGATAATTGATCATTCTTATTCTTTTGATCTGTCTctaaaatacttgaaaatacttacaaaatgtaggctacttgaGTCCACActtgaatgttttatttaaagtctATGATTGAAACATACAAAACCATTAAACACtgaaagtcctgcattgttCTAGTTACCCAGCACAGGTTAGGACCATAGACcgttatacagtctatggttcagaCACAAACTATAAATATTTAACAGTAAAGGCAGAACAGTAACTTTCCTTTCCACCATGTGACGATCTAAATCGTAGCTGAGATGTTGTTACTCGGGTTAtgataatgttttttccaacaCCATCCCAATTTTCAAATCTTTTCACTGGTGAAACCCTTTAATATTAGCCTATATATTATAGCCTatattgtattcatattttcagCCTTACCTTACCTTACACAGGACGCTATGGGCAGGTAGTTGTTTCAGAAACGAAACCGGAAGTGCGGACTGGAAAATTtcgccttcaaaataaaactgatgttTGTGTCTAAACTTCACTTACAGTTATTTGCGTTTTAAAGAGGTGTGAAACTGAATTGTTTTAGTAGGCCTACTAATGTCTTTCTACCAAGCCCCATTTGCACACAATTGTGATGTATTCGTATCCTTTGAGCCTTGTTCGTACAAGTGTTTCAAGTCACGTTCACCAAACTCTCTTAACTGGGAAATAAATCGTTCATTTCATCCTTACTTGTGACACCTGTTCACGACGTAGTGCATACGTCTCGTGAGATTGATTCTCGACGCCCCCAAATCACGGCTATTGTTTCATTTACACAGTTGCTATACCAGCTACTTTTCAGAAGGCCATGTGCAGTTTCATGTCCCGTAGCCGAGATCAGCAACCCttaaaacaacaatcaaaacaCAACGTGTCAACAGAGCAGCAGGGCTGTAACATAAATTAAGAGTGGTTTGAAATAATGTAACAATACAAAACGGGTTTCTAAAGTAAATTGATTTATGAGAGGCGGTCAAAAAGATGTGACAGTCGAGTAGATGGCTATTATAtgcaaaaatatgaatcacttTATTCCTAAcaacaggaaaagaaaatgctgtatttctgtttgtagaAATCATTCTTGCATGAAATATAAAGAACAGAACACACTTATGAATTAAATATCACAAATTTATGATTTTATTCTGAATCATACCATTTTGTCCATTGTAATTTTGTAAAAACCATTATGAAAAAGTTTTTTGATATAACCTTAACTCAAAATCCCTCATCTGAGGTTGCTCTTTAACATTtgacataaaacaataaatggttatttaaatgtgaatgaTGACTCGCTTAATATTGTTTGAAAGACATATTTCAAAAGCTCAGAAATGAATGTTTTAGTCTATCTTTGGCCCTGTGTGTTGTGGTATGTTGTCCTGGAAATACAGTTCAGCATACTGCAGGATGTGGTCGACCGCACTAAGCAGAAGCACGTCAGTGCTCGCGTCCAGGTCCAGCTCTGACGAGTAGTTCTTCACCGGGACGATGTAGGAGGTGGACATACCTAACAAAGCTCCAGCTTTACTCatctataaaaacacaaagacctGACTGTTAGATTTTAACACCATCAGTAATCACTTCCATCAGCTGGTTAAGAACACTGTCAAATTTGGTGACATTAGGACAGAAAAGAATTTAATTCTAAGCgggttttttttccatctctcaCAGAAGTACTTTAGTTTGAAAATAATCCTGAGAGGAATCAcaaaatagaagtattttatGGCTCGtggttcctttttttgtttttgaaaatgttagcaAGTCTAGACACATTTCATAGTTACAGAGTGTAATTTGTTGTGACCTTACAGCCCCAAATAAAACTTTAATCTATTCAAATTTAAGGTCAAAATAATTTGTCCAATAACCATAGGATTGGGTATCCAAGCCTTTCTTGGATTTTAATCTGGTAATGTGAACCTAAATAAGCAAAAATAATAAGAAGCACCAAAGTCAACTTTTCCACCTGTCCAACAACACTGTGGTCACTCACACATTTGGGTTAAACTTCCTATCCTGTCTGCATGGGGATCTCACCTCCCTGTACAGTACAGTTTGGCTATTTTTTTCGATATATCCCACAATCAGTCTGTGTATTTCTGACTCTTCCACTTGTGTAGtgttaaaataacatgtttgtttgtataaCAATATTGCAGACTACATAGCAAAGCTGTCCCCACCACTGAAATTAAAACGTTACACGACATCTAATATGGTCTGCTAATAGGTCTGCATCATGAACTACATTCATGGTTATGTGGTTTTTGCACTTCCTTTTCACTTTAACAGACCATTAAAAATGAGTGTTTAATTACAGGACATGAACATGTGTCAAACTGCAAATGGTTTATGTAAACCTACCATTTCCCGAATGATGTGGCTCTTGTAAACCTTGGCGACATCGTTGGCCGTTTCTGGACAAATTTGGTCTACGTGGGTCAGCAGAGCCACTTGGTGAACACCTAACAGAATACAAAGCTGTCATTAAGGTTTCGCTTCAATAAAACGTTTCTGGCAGCGCCATGGTTCAGATGATCTCTAAAGGACTTTTCAAGACCAAAGCTGTTGTGCACATCAGCCCCATATGTGGAAAAAGACATTCAAAACCATCCAGGTTAAAATGGACAAAAGTAAAGCTTTGTCATGATGTTGAAGCCAAGTGACTTTAATCTGTTTCTGacaatgtctttgtgttttactgCTTGTCCTCTTCTTACCCAGCTCGCTGATGTGCTCTCGGAGCTGCTGGAAGGTGGAGCTAAATCCTTTGGGGTAGGTCAGGACTTTGGATGCGTCCACCACGAAGGCTACACAATGGATCTTGTCTTTGAGGCTTGGCTTCTTCACATAGCCCACAGTCTCAGACCTCACTGGCTGATCTGGGCTAAACTGGGAGAGTGAAATGaagagattacatttttttattaaactcatGATGTGCGTTAGcaattagcactaaacaaaaAGAATAGCTGAGGCAGATGTGCATGTCATTAGTTGTAAAGGTACTCAGTCACAAGTCAAAGTAAAgcactgtatttaaaaatagtaatattaaTTTTGCCCTGATGATAACGCTAGATTAAAAGTAAATTGATTGCAAAATTTCATTCAATTTATCCTGAGGGGAACATAATTACatgtaccaaatttcatggcaatccatccaataatgattgagacatttcactcaaaaccacaaatgttaaCCTCCTGGTAGCGCTAGAGGAAAGGCCAGCAGATCACCAAAGATGCATCATCAGGGAACCATGAGTGTCTAAAGGAAATGTTGTGCCAATCCATCTGGAGGTTGTTTAGATATTTCAGTCCGGACCAAAGTGGACCAAACAACCGTCAATGCCATCTTTAGAGCAATAGTGCTAGCATAGCTAAAGACTGCAATATTACAAGACTGATTCTGCTCACCTTGTGCCCCTCAGGTACATGACCTTTAATGACAGACAGGATGTCATAAAGGGTCAGTCCGGTCATCTCTCCACCACCCAGGCCCACAACATCACACAGCACCAGTCCAGTAGGATCCTTTCCCTTCTGACTATGGATGTGGAAGGACTGCAGCTGACACAAACAAGAAGAAAGTTGAAGGGAGGGACAACTAAAGCACAGGAACAGACTAGCTGCTGATTGGAGGATTGCACCATACGGTCTTCTGATGAACaaacttcttgttcttcttcttcttaacaTTCTTGTTCAGTGTCTCCATGATAACCAGACAAACGCCATTCAATGACAAAGACTAAAGCTTGAGAAAAGCTAGTAATTGGACATTTAAGAAAGATTGCTTTGTCAAAGtttgaattcattttatttgtgttcCAAATAAACTTGAAACTAATATTGAAGATATTTGTGTCCAACAATTACAGGTTTACAGGTTAATGTGGCTCAAGAAAGGAAAGTTTGGCGTCCCTTGCTGGAACTGCTGCCCTCGCGACCCAACCTCTGATAAGCGGAagaaaatgaatggatggacGGACAATGAATTTCAGCTCATTTTATTCCCACCAGCAAGGAAATTATAATAGTTTTAGTGATTTCTCTCTGTTACTGCTTCACCTGTACCTTCTTGGTGAAGCTGGTCAAGGAGGAGCCCACCATTGCCCGGTTGGTGACTCTTCCATTGAACACCGACTGGACTGAACTGATGAAGCTGGATTTTCCAGAACCGACCGGGCCAAGGAGGAGAACCTGAGTCACCTCGTGACAGATCGGCCTGTAGGAGCTGATGGTCTTCATCAGGCTTGTCTTTTGCCT
This sequence is a window from Etheostoma cragini isolate CJK2018 chromosome 9, CSU_Ecrag_1.0, whole genome shotgun sequence. Protein-coding genes within it:
- the LOC117950305 gene encoding interferon-induced protein 44-like; translation: MNSMLTNSQQKTICSQLGRVKLQLLYKASIHGFTGAAFHQRCDNRGPTVSVGYNASGYVFGGYTKQPFCQSGQTVHDDQAFLFTFSGEKLLKYPVTGPANAVKMIAGSGPYFGEAFVLVNGNQAVVYSCPGKYYNFDAAEMHGNDFNLTECEVYEVEETTELECPWRTITWESEKKMELMETVKSYKPTVSSVSQVRVLLIGPVGAGKSSFFNSINSVFRGHVTSQAIAGSSTTSLTTKFRTYSVKAGRDGKRLPIILCDTMGLEESTGAGLDIEDINSILKGHLPDCYQFNPSAPLQSETSGYRKSPGLKDKIHCVVYVTDACKVSIMPTKLEEKLNAIRRKVNLMGIPQLVLVTKVDEACPLVTEDVRNIYKSGYIKEIIQKVSARLGVPVSCVVPVKNYSEELELDLNCDILLLNAIIQMLRFADNYFDEISDQFSNIEVKE
- the LOC117950309 gene encoding interferon-induced protein 44-like isoform X4 — its product is MEERNKYSFGGFSFDTPKLLPTAPSTSAKPAVSMSAGAKDAISTLTDNSLTEKREKKPLFTFPGALAKPAISPAAGAKDALSTVTDVSLTERMETKPLFAFPAAQQKLESQWRDMEWTEEQKTSLMKTISSYRPICHEVTQVLLLGPVGSGKSSFISSVQSVFNGRVTNRAMVGSSLTSFTKKLQSFHIHSQKGKDPTGLVLCDVVGLGGGEMTGLTLYDILSVIKGHVPEGHKFSPDQPVRSETVGYVKKPSLKDKIHCVAFVVDASKVLTYPKGFSSTFQQLREHISELGVHQVALLTHVDQICPETANDVAKVYKSHIIREMMSKAGALLGMSTSYIVPVKNYSSELDLDASTDVLLLSAVDHILQYAELYFQDNIPQHTGPKID
- the LOC117950309 gene encoding interferon-induced protein 44-like isoform X3, with product MEERNKYSFGGFSFDTPKLLPTAPSTSAKPAVSMSAGAKDAISTLTDNSLTEKREKKPLFTFPGTLAKPAISPAAGAKDALSTVTDVSLTERMETKPLFAFPAAQQKLESQWRDMEWTEEQKTSLMKTISSYRPICHEVTQVLLLGPVGSGKSSFISSVQSVFNGRVTNRAMVGSSLTSFTKKLQSFHIHSQKGKDPTGLVLCDVVGLGGGEMTGLTLYDILSVIKGHVPEGHKFSPDQPVRSETVGYVKKPSLKDKIHCVAFVVDASKVLTYPKGFSSTFQQLREHISELGVHQVALLTHVDQICPETANDVAKVYKSHIIREMMSKAGALLGMSTSYIVPVKNYSSELDLDASTDVLLLSAVDHILQYAELYFQDNIPQHTGPKID
- the LOC117950309 gene encoding interferon-induced protein 44-like isoform X2 produces the protein MQENISKVGIFGGFSFDTPKLLPTAPSTSAKPAVSMSAGAKDAISTLTDNSLTEKREKKPLFTFPGALAKPAISPAAGAKDALSTVTDVSLTERMETKPLFAFPAQQKLESQWRDMEWTEEQKTSLMKTISSYRPICHEVTQVLLLGPVGSGKSSFISSVQSVFNGRVTNRAMVGSSLTSFTKKLQSFHIHSQKGKDPTGLVLCDVVGLGGGEMTGLTLYDILSVIKGHVPEGHKFSPDQPVRSETVGYVKKPSLKDKIHCVAFVVDASKVLTYPKGFSSTFQQLREHISELGVHQVALLTHVDQICPETANDVAKVYKSHIIREMMSKAGALLGMSTSYIVPVKNYSSELDLDASTDVLLLSAVDHILQYAELYFQDNIPQHTGPKID
- the LOC117950309 gene encoding interferon-induced protein 44-like isoform X1, whose translation is MQENISKVGIFGGFSFDTPKLLPTAPSTSAKPAVSMSAGAKDAISTLTDNSLTEKREKKPLFTFPGALAKPAISPAAGAKDALSTVTDVSLTERMETKPLFAFPAAQQKLESQWRDMEWTEEQKTSLMKTISSYRPICHEVTQVLLLGPVGSGKSSFISSVQSVFNGRVTNRAMVGSSLTSFTKKLQSFHIHSQKGKDPTGLVLCDVVGLGGGEMTGLTLYDILSVIKGHVPEGHKFSPDQPVRSETVGYVKKPSLKDKIHCVAFVVDASKVLTYPKGFSSTFQQLREHISELGVHQVALLTHVDQICPETANDVAKVYKSHIIREMMSKAGALLGMSTSYIVPVKNYSSELDLDASTDVLLLSAVDHILQYAELYFQDNIPQHTGPKID